ACATTGAACAGTGTAGCACGGTTTCCTGAACCTTTAAAAGGGGTTTTGCCATACAGTAATTCATGCAAGAATATACCAAACGTCCACCAATCAACTGCACTACCATGGCCTTCTCCCTTAATAATTTCAGGGGCTAGGTATTCATGCGTTCCAACAAAAGACATAGACCGAGCTTGAGTAGGCTCTGCAACAAGCTCTGGAAGTGCATTGGTGGCAAACCCAGGCTCAGCTCGAGGCTTTCGGCTCTTCTTGCTTTTCTGAGGGAAGAACCTTGGGATAAAACAAGCAGGCTGAATGCATACCGATGAGGGCTCAATACATGCAGGCTGGACACAGAATGCACCACCTGCTGCTCGTTTTGACGGATCCGAATCATATGAAGTTCTTATCAGGGTCGGAGAAACAGCACATCTCAGTGAAAGATCGAAGTCTGAGAGCATTATGTGGCCATCATCACGGACAAGCacattttcaggttttaagtccCTGTAGACTACTCCAAGCATGTGTAGATACTCCAGTGCCAACAGAACCTCCGCAGCATAGAATCTACAAGAACAAAGATAGACTTGTATATTACTGCCTGCCAACTTTCTGTATATAGAAAATGACAGCTTAGTTTAGCACATTAGTAGAACAACTAGTTTAGCAGAATGCATCAAATCTGTCACACAATATGAAAAcggaacaaaatcaaataagatAAACTATAATGCATCCAATCTGCGTGCAATATGATAAACTACACTCTATCAAATTTGCCACTGTGCCGCATAAGATGAAAACAGAACAAAATTCTTAAATACATGGTCAGGATCCTTGCACCCTTTTCTTAAGCATATAATTCTTAATGTGGGGAACAAGTTTTAGAAGATTACATTGGCTTCAAAGAACGACTTTCTCCAGTACAGTAGTAATCTTTCAAAGGTGGGGAAGGCAAGGTAATTGAATGAATAGCTCCAACTTCCAAATCATTCATGTATTTGTAGATTGGATAGGTCAAGGTAGTACAACAATATGTAGCCAAGCATAAATAGCAATATTTTCAATGATGGTTTCTTCAGTTTCTTGCTTCCGTTACAATTACAAACGTTGATGCTTTAATCATTATTCTACTACATACTATTTAGTTTCAAAAAGGCTTCCAATCCAAGCATAAACAGCCAAACCTCCAACGACTAATACTTCAATATGTTATTCAGCCTCTTAGCCAGTTACATGCTTTTATACTAGAAAATTTGTTAAGTTTTACACAGTATTTGGATTCAGATACAAAGTAGATGAGGAGTACATACTTTTTACTTATAGGAAACAAAACGTCATTAACAAGAGAAACAAGTACAAAATGGTGGACAGGATGTCGACAACAAAAGGGAAACTAGAGAACTGTAAAAATACAGAGGACAAACAAAGACACAAAAAGACGCTCATAGGACTAGCATATCACTGTGCATTCTATCATATGACTTTGCATACAATAGAGGGCCAACAGACGAAGCGTGGGAATAAATATAGCAAGTCACTAACATCTAGGAATAGACATGACTTGCACTCTATCATTTCCATAAGTGGGAAATGAATCCAAATAGTAGTGTGATAGTGATAGAGGTAAGTCACATCGTGAAGTTTTCCAAATAGGCAAAGGTGATAGCAAATAAGTGCGAAGTACCTTCATGTGAATATGAAAATGTCCTAAAGCAGCAAATTGAAGTATTCATTTATCAGAAAAAGGAGATGCGCTCTTTCAAGACAGAAGCCCATAAAGAAAGCTTTTCTAACTAACCACCATATTTGTTGAATTGTTGGTTGGCAAAGAGAGTTCTATTAATAGATAGTAAGTATAGATAATTTCATTACACACCTGTCCTAGAGTTCCTTAACCCCTACCATATCGCAAAATGAAGTGGTGTCACTGTGCGGTATAGAAGcttaaactattttttatttattactgTCGGTGAGAATGGAGATTGATGAAAAATACAGCAAAGTACTGTTAAAAGTATGAGAAACATGTACAAGCCGTTAAGATGCATAACAAAAAAGACATTCGTGGCAGAAAAATTAGATCTTTGCCAATTTAAAAATTTCCATATTGGAAAACTCTCAAAAAGGCGACATTATAAACACAAAAAGATACACCATTTAACAGTGATATGCATAGAGGCTACCTTCTTGATCAAAATAAGAAACAGTAAAATACTTTAGACAGCTGAAAAAATGCTTCAGAAATTAAAGCCATACCTCGCAGCATACTCTGAGAAATGTTTTCCAGGTTGTCGTTGCCTCAGAGTGTGCAGATCACCACCTGGACAATATTCCATGACCAAACAGCAGAATCTGTCGGTCTCAAAATGTGTATATAAAGTTGGAAGGAATGGATGGTCCAGCAGTTGCAAAATCTCCCTTTCTGTCTGAGCCCTAGTCAACTTCTTCCTGCTTGCAAGGGATGCCTTGTCCATTACTTTCATTGCAAAATAACAACGGGTTCCACTTAGTTCTGAAAGATAAACACTGCCAATATCACCACAACCAAGCCGTTTGAGTAATCTAAAATGGCTCATACCCAAAATCCCATCTCGAGCTCGAATAGCAAGAATAGCCTTCCACCTAGGATCATTTCCTTTATGAGGCTTATTAGCACTCCCAGTAAGGTTGCTCCAGTTGCTGTCATCACTAAGGCCACTGCTATCACTTGCTCGACTAACGCTAGATTTTGGACTCTCAAGTGATTCCCTTCTAACACTCCCTTTGGCACTTTCACAGTTTCTCTCGATACTAAGCATGCCATCACTAGTGATTACGTCACTCCTATATGTACTACCACAGCTATTGACAATGCTCATAGCAGTGACAACGCCAGTACTATCGATGCTACTCAGTGGACTTACATTGCCACTTGGAGGCAAAGAAGCATCCCAAACACACTCCTTCTCCTCAGAATCCGGAGGAAGGAGTGAACTTTCCGTATTTTGTGACGCACGCTGAACCACAAATGGTGGAGACAATGCACCTATGTCATTGGGTTCTTCAAGCATGCTTTCCGCAGGGGAAAGAACGGTTGAACTTGGTTTCTTAGCAGGAACACGGAGGGAAAGATCTTCTAGAAAAGGGCCTTTCATAGATAGGCTCTTCATCAGGCATCCAGCCTCGGACTTATTCTGACCAATCGGTACATACACTGGTTTCATTAAATCAATATCAACAGGTTCTGGAGGGTGACTAACCCCGGCAAAAGAACTAGGAGCCCCTTCATCAAATGAATCTATACTTCCCTTGAATGTGAGAGAGTCAGACAGAAGTTCTTCCTCTTCTGGCAAAGAGATCTTTCCTTTTGTTGTTCTTAAAGGTGTAGGCGAGTCTGAATCTTGAGACTCGCGCGCATTAGATCTTCCATCTTTTACCATAACAGAATGCACATTTGACAATTCAGCCATTTGCCTTGCCAATGCAATTTCTTCTCTCACCAAGCCCAATTGCCCATTGGAAAATTGACCCCTGTCTCTTGCAGAAGCAACAGCTGCTCTCGCCAAACCAGAACGTGTGTTTGACAAGTGACCCACTCCTCTCgttgaggccgaatatgaataAATCACCTCGTGTCCCACATCATATTTCTTAGGAAGCACCTTTGATTCTGAAACCCTCTCCATGCCTAATAACCGTGTATCTCATAGAAAAATCATCCAGCAAAAATCTACAAAGTAAATCAAGATTTAGCTTACCCGAATCCTTCGCATATATAGTCAGATCTTAATGTGTAAGCAGTCCACAAAACAGTACTTCAATCCCATTCCATCTTTATCAGAAACAACATTCAAACAGCAAGTGAACTTCTTTTCAGAAAGCACTCATACAGAcaatatttaatgaaaaaacaaaGATCCATTTAAAGAATAACGCAAAGTGTCTGgtgtttgaatttctttttatatagaTTCAATAAAGCCGAAACACGATATAAACTAGCACAACATGAACACAAAAATAAAGAACTTGATATATAAAATGTGAATAGAGCAAACAATTTGGGAATGTGAATTAAACCACAAGAACCCTTCAACCACGAAACCCGAATTGTCAAAAGTTTCCACAACCCCCAACCTGATCAAAGCAAACCAAGAATCAATCAATGGCTTGTCAAATTCCTAACTTCACTCTCACTCAACCAGAATATCAAATTAAACACAGattaaagaaacaagaaaattataccaaaaaaacagaaaaacccAGAGGTTCAACACAGCAAAACATCAATTTCCAATAAACCCAACAAATATTTttcagaaaaacaaaataaaaagtgagAAGGAGAATGTGGAATCCATAGAGAAAGATCTTGAAACACAGAATTCAAAATTCCAAACGCAGAAGAGTCGAAACGGCAAACGCACCAGAGCAAAACGAAGTCGAACATTTACGCCTGGGGAAGACGGAAGGTCCTTGTGACCAACAACAACGAAAATCGGTAAGGGTTAGCTTCCaatttagggttttctcacAGAgccctctctctcacacactcaCTTCCTTTTCTCCCCAAAAACAAAAGCTATAAATGACATGCCGAGGTTTTTCCCttcacttttctccttttttgcAATTTCGGAGAGCCAAAGCGCGACAagagctttctctctctaacttttcTCTCTCCAGAGAGCTGCTTCTCTCTCTAGAGAGctctgactctctctctctctccctggtCTCCGTGATTATGGCGGTTGTAATTACCCAGCATTTGCTTTTTTGTATGCGGCCCGGGCGCACTTTAGCAGTAAGCTGATGAgtgagtgagagaaagagagacaagAGTGCTAGAGAGAGAGTCTGTAGGGTCCGCCCGGCAGAGAGGAGAAGGGACTCCAACCAGTGGGATCAGCGGACTTATTCGGACGCTAATTTAGTATtactgtgttttgaaaaaatactctaaaaataagtttatttttactGCTTTACGTATTTAGCTTTTTGTTGttcaaaattatgaaaataaattgtttttaagtatttagcAAACACGTTTTTGAACTTAGCTTTTTTTATAcctactttttataaaagcacttcAGTACAAAACCAGTATTCTCTCCCTGACTATTTTCCGAATCAGGATTCTCGCTGGATCatttttgtgaggattctgaAGATTTATAAATTGTGTTCgtttattgtacatcgtgcgatcagaaattattttaaatatttttatttaaaattaaacacaaatagtacctgatAAAAATTGACTgcataatgtacgatgaacgaacacgattaATTGATCTCAAAGAtccacaccaaaaggatccagagaggatcctgttggctGTCTTCCTCCTTGCCATTCAAAACATTTTCAAGCTAATTGAAAGGTAAAGATTAAGCCACATCAGCAACAACCATTCTTTCACTTCTTTAAACCCGAAACGACGTGGTTTGTGACTAGGATGTCGAGAGTGTTTGTTAAAAGTGTACGAGTAGTTGTCACTGTAGGAGGGAAGGGAAATGGAAGTGGAGATGATATGGGTCAGTCATATGACCTTGTCGCTCACcagtctcttttttttttttgtgaaaatgacCACACGCTTTATATTGCGCGTGTTtttattagggtttaggtcctCTAGGGTGATTTTCTAATTTGGATAAATGGGTGTCGTATTTATTTGGATGAATTGGGTGGTACAATCATGTTATGATTTCTCTTTTCTTATTAGGATGATTTTTATGGTGCGATAGCTTCATGGGTATACCAAATCCAATCTAAACTTTAGGGATGATTTCCAAAAcgataaataaaattaaaatgctCTCTCTATAATTTCTTTTTACAAATTTCGGTGAGATGTGggtttttatttcaaaatttattgaaattgaaatttattgTGAAGTTGTCAAATGCATATCTTAGGTTGTTGAATTTACTTCTCCCACTGAAGAAGGCCTAACTAATTACATTTCTTACAATCACAACTACCTCCCCATAATGCACAAATTGAGATACTCGTTAACTGATACATTTGCTAATTAGTTTAGTGttttgtcacttagtactatataGTCTAGttgtatttctctttatttgtaagtgaaaggtcttaggttcgattctcaccaaagacgaatttgaaccacagtATTACTAGTCCATTGTGGGGCACAGCTCACTCCCCCACCTCTTACCGTAGAATAAATCTATAAAATACTAGGCAGACTCGGCGTGCATGAGCATGCTGCATGCTGCTATGTCGATATATCACTGCGTGCATGGCAGGGGCAGGCTTCTCAATGCAAGTTAATAATTAAAAGAAGGCGTAAACGACGGGTTCCTTTGGAAATTAAAAGAACGACTGGACGAATAAAACGACGATCGACTGAGCAACCAAGTGGAAGAACAAAGTCAGTGTGCAGGGTCTGATTCTTCTGCGTGTGCGTAAGTGTGTTCCACCACCACTGCACTGCCACTGGTAGCCGCTCCACCGTATAATTGCAGTTGCGTGGAACTCTTTCTTACCACACAACACGCATATGATCTTTTGTTATTAATTTGcttaataaatataaataaataaatgatgaaattcaaactattacaataatccTTGCAGCTCTCATTGAGTTAgtgaaattttctttttctttagttttaGTAAATGCCAGATAGATTGTATAGAATTTTTccgtttgctttttttttttttttttttttttttttttttgtttgaaaaagaGAAGACAAGACTCAAACTCTTGTCCTTCATTTAGAAACTTAAAATGTTTGCACATTTATTCTTATAAAATGGGAGTGGCGAGATTCGGATTGATGAGATTTTTTAACATAAGAAAAAGGAAGACTTTGGATGAGGTTACTAACTTTCAAtgttctttgactgaaaccttgttggttttcagttttttatcgAAGTTTccgacattaatgtaataatgtatttctacataagttattttatttttaaattaaaattgaaatttgtagttgtttatattaatgagattttagaTAAAATCTTATAACTtgtggattaaaaatattaaaagataaattatactctctaatAGAATgtaaacttcatcaacaacaacaacaacaaagccttttcccactaagtggggtcgatTATATGAATCCTCGAACGCCATtccgctcggttttgtgtcatgtcttctgttagatctaagtactttaagtcttttcttagagtttcttccaaagtcttcctaggtctttctccacccctttggccctggacctctgtctcgtagtcgcatcttctaaccggagcgtcagtaggccttcgttgcacatgtcTAAAGCACTGTAACCgatttctctcatatttccttcaatttcggctactcctactttacctcggatatcctcattcttaatcttatcatttctcgtatGCCTACACATCCAACAAATCaccctcatctccgctacacccattttatgtacgtgttgatgctttaccgcccaacattccgtgccatatagcatcgctagccttattgtcgtcttataaaatttttccttaagcttcagtggcatacgacagtCACACatcacgccggatgcactctttcactTCATTAATCTAGCTTGTATTATATGGTTGAGGtcttcatctaattctccgttcttttgcaaaacaaatcctaggtagcgaaagcagtcgctctttggtacttcctggTCTTCGATCATCACCCATACTCATTTGAACcttcatttgcactgaacttgcactccatatattctgtcatTGACCGACTTAggcaaagacctttagattccaacatttctatccaaaggttaagctttgcatttacctattcctaagtttcatctatcaacattatatcatctacgaaaagcatacaccaaggaatatcatattgaatatgtcccgttaactcatccattatcaatgcaaaaaggtaagggcttaaagatgagccttgatgtaaccctacagctatggggaagctttcggtttgtccttcatgagttcttacggcagtctttacTTTATCATACATAtactttatagcttggatatatgctacttgtactcatttcttctctaaaatcctccaaagtatgtctcttgggaccctatcatatactttttccaaatctataaagaccatgtgtaaatcctttttcatatacctatatatttccatcaatcttcgtaagaaatagattgcctccatggttgagcgccctggcatgaacccaaaTTGGTTGTCTGAGACCCGTGTCTATTGCCTCAGTCTATGCTCAATAACTCTCTCATAGAGCTTCATtatatgactcattagcttaataccctatagttcatgcaattttgtttgtcgcccttattcttgtaaataggcaccaaagtgctctttcgccactcatttagcatcttcttcgttttcaaaatcctattgaaaaggtttgTGAGCCATGCAATActcgtctctcccaagactttccacattTTGATCAGTATATCAtatgggcccactgcttttctatgcttcatctttttcaaagctataaccacttcttccttcctaattcgacgataaaatgagtagtttctacactcttctaagTTACTCAATTCCCCCAAAGAAGTCCTCCTTtcttgtccttcattgaaaatattatgaaaataacctctccatctgtctttgaccacgttctctgtagcaagaacctttgcATTcttatccttgatgcacctcatttggtttaggtcccttgccATCTTTTCCCTTGTtatagctagtttatagatattcgACTCTCCTtatttggtatctagtcgcttatacatatcatcAAAAGCCGCTAGCTTAGCTTCTCCCACAGCTTTCTTTGTCTCCTGCTTCACTATTCTAtatctttcaccattttcatcggtcctatccttgtataaggttttacaacattccttcttagccttaaccttcgtttgtacctcctcattccaccaccaagattccttttggtgtggagcaaagcccttggactctcctaataccccttttgctacttttcggatacaactagccatggaatcccacatttggctatctttcccctctctatcccacatgaattgggtgattactttctctttgaaaatgacttgtttttctccttttagattccaccatctagtctttgAGCACTTCAAGGTCTTGTTCTTTGTttctctcttttgatatgtacatccatcaccaacaagcgatgttgattagccaatctctctcccggtataactttgcaatacTTACAAGTTATTCGATCCAccttcctcattagaagaaaatctatttgtgtttttgacgacccactcttgtaggtgatcacatgttatTCTCtcttcatatgccattgcaaaatccaagatggcttccccatcctcgtttctctccccaaaaccatggccatcatgaaaacctccatagttgcctgtctctttgcccacgtgtccatttaaatatcctcctataaataacttctccgtctaaGCGATTCCTTACACCAAGTCTCCAatatcttcccaaaatttctccttcaaaccctacttgaggtgtgtacgcactaatcacattgatgagttcttgtcttattacaatcttgattgccataattCTATCTCCTAACCTTTTGACacctacaacatcttgtgtcaaggtcttgtccacgatgatgccaacaccatttctcgttctatttgtgccggaataccaaagtttaaaacctgagttttctagatcatttgccttaagaccaacccacttagtttcttgtaggcacataatatttatccttcttctcaccataacttccactacttccatagattttcccgttaaggttcctatattccacgttcctaaacgcattgtACTCTCTTAATTGAACTTTACCCTCccgtcctagcttcttcaccctccctcgTCTAAtaagatcaaagtacttcttttgcatgtcatgtgtaaagttgataggagcagatgcttccaaacaactttgagcGAAGTCATTCAAAAATAAGTTTCTATTGCcctcttgctcatttaacactgcatctgggcaccgatggagatacagcgacccttactcacttatcactgtaCTCGAGCCACACAACGCATCACATaagggtgacgccctagctttagcgcaatTTCGTTCATAATTCATtatcataaggattcgacgtaacctaTGAGTGCCGACTATCGACTACTTGACGCCCTCCCCTTCCTCCTTTATTCGACCTTAGGATTGGCAAtttaagataaacttacacagttTGTGCTGGCTATTTTGAAGAATGAcaattcatcaaaatcaaaaaattttgtaccaaaacattggtacattcttcaaaaccacacaCAATATATATGGGATATGATCAAGGGACAAACATGTTGACAAATATTTCTACACTTCTTTGTAGCCTTTAGATTTTATAATTTCAACGGTCTTGATTAAGAGAGATGTGGAAACTTTTGTACATTAAATGACTTGGATGATGATATGGAATAGAACTagcaataaataaaatttgaacttcgagaaccagatttccttagataaagcttgtctacaatcttcacacgtaacatcagctttccagataccacagaccattttttcaaagcgctctgacaaagttaaaacatgtaaagcttgcagctcccactacattgctatgaccaagaaaggtaaaggaataacattcttacttgctcaaaaatcgaagaggcaccgccctccgaatcttgagagccagactcccaataggattactttctaaaaaatcgaagaggcacccctcttcgaatctcaagagccagacttccaacaagattgctttctcaaaaattgaagaggcaccgttctctgaatctcgagagccagatcctcgacttgattgcttgttcgaaaaccaaagaggcatcgctctccgaacttcgagaatcagatttccttggataaagcttgtctgcaatcttcacacgcaacatcagctttccagatactgtataccactttttcaaagtgctctgacaaagttaaaacacgtgaaacttgcaacttccactacattgctacaaccaagaagggtaaaggaataacattactacttgttgttagggagactcctatatatgtcgacctccatcctccacggacaggcagacctgcaaaaatgctcaacccttcctcatatctgagaaggcactcccaacgaagcctttcgaaatactcagctttcttcccccccaataatacctatgcaaactagccacagcagagcaagagtatctcatatcatcagggtcaaaagcaagagtatcccatatcatgctttttccctatcttttcctttgcccttgttcttacctgcaagacaatgagaaagagaacaatcagtcagcacttagaatcaagcttccagtcaggaactgactgcctggaaccccttgccttactacttacctggcattgctctcgagtactcatcttcaacatcttatgcttccagaaaagataccacatctgcttaaGGAACAactagggcaagtgagaatgatacaaggaagcatatgg
This is a stretch of genomic DNA from Malus domestica chromosome 02, GDT2T_hap1. It encodes these proteins:
- the LOC103407309 gene encoding serine/threonine-protein kinase D6PK-like isoform X1 → MERVSESKVLPKKYDVGHEVIYSYSASTRGVGHLSNTRSGLARAAVASARDRGQFSNGQLGLVREEIALARQMAELSNVHSVMVKDGRSNARESQDSDSPTPLRTTKGKISLPEEEELLSDSLTFKGSIDSFDEGAPSSFAGVSHPPEPVDIDLMKPVYVPIGQNKSEAGCLMKSLSMKGPFLEDLSLRVPAKKPSSTVLSPAESMLEEPNDIGALSPPFVVQRASQNTESSLLPPDSEEKECVWDASLPPSGNVSPLSSIDSTGVVTAMSIVNSCGSTYRSDVITSDGMLSIERNCESAKGSVRRESLESPKSSVSRASDSSGLSDDSNWSNLTGSANKPHKGNDPRWKAILAIRARDGILGMSHFRLLKRLGCGDIGSVYLSELSGTRCYFAMKVMDKASLASRKKLTRAQTEREILQLLDHPFLPTLYTHFETDRFCCLVMEYCPGGDLHTLRQRQPGKHFSEYAARKLAGSNIQVYLCSCRFYAAEVLLALEYLHMLGVVYRDLKPENVLVRDDGHIMLSDFDLSLRCAVSPTLIRTSYDSDPSKRAAGGAFCVQPACIEPSSVCIQPACFIPRFFPQKSKKSRKPRAEPGFATNALPELVAEPTQARSMSFVGTHEYLAPEIIKGEGHGSAVDWWTFGIFLHELLYGKTPFKGSGNRATLFNVVGQQLRFPDSPATSYASRDLIRGLLVKEPQHRLGVKRGATEIKQHPFFEGVNWALIRCSTPPEVPRPMEAELPVKFGAVEAVGVGSNSKRMAGADVKSGGKYLDFEFF
- the LOC103407309 gene encoding serine/threonine-protein kinase D6PK-like isoform X2, whose translation is MERVSESKVLPKKYDVGHEVIYSYSASTRGVGHLSNTRSGLARAAVASARDRGQFSNGQLGLVREEIALARQMAELSNVHSVMVKDGRSNARESQDSDSPTPLRTTKGKISLPEEEELLSDSLTFKGSIDSFDEGAPSSFAGVSHPPEPVDIDLMKPVYVPIGQNKSEAGCLMKSLSMKGPFLEDLSLRVPAKKPSSTVLSPAESMLEEPNDIGALSPPFVVQRASQNTESSLLPPDSEEKECVWDASLPPSGNVSPLSSIDSTGVVTAMSIVNSCGSTYRSDVITSDGMLSIERNCESAKGSVRRESLESPKSSVSRASDSSGLSDDSNWSNLTGSANKPHKGNDPRWKAILAIRARDGILGMSHFRLLKRLGCGDIGSVYLSELSGTRCYFAMKVMDKASLASRKKLTRAQTEREILQLLDHPFLPTLYTHFETDRFCCLVMEYCPGGDLHTLRQRQPGKHFSEYAARFYAAEVLLALEYLHMLGVVYRDLKPENVLVRDDGHIMLSDFDLSLRCAVSPTLIRTSYDSDPSKRAAGGAFCVQPACIEPSSVCIQPACFIPRFFPQKSKKSRKPRAEPGFATNALPELVAEPTQARSMSFVGTHEYLAPEIIKGEGHGSAVDWWTFGIFLHELLYGKTPFKGSGNRATLFNVVGQQLRFPDSPATSYASRDLIRGLLVKEPQHRLGVKRGATEIKQHPFFEGVNWALIRCSTPPEVPRPMEAELPVKFGAVEAVGVGSNSKRMAGADVKSGGKYLDFEFF